A region from the Nocardioides exalbidus genome encodes:
- a CDS encoding pyridoxal phosphate-dependent decarboxylase family protein: MTDPLERLKALQGADLPVHGGRTLAYVYDSGDPEVDRIAREAVAAYAGSNALDPTAFPSLLQMENELVGFACGLLDAPDDAVGTVTSGGTESILLAVQGARDARPDVVRPRMVLPATAHAAFHKAAHYFGVEAVIVPVGPDFRADARAMADAIDEDTVLVVASAPSYAHGVVDPVTDIAAAAAARGVRCHVDACIGGWVLPYAARLGRAVPPWTFAVEGVTSISVDTHKYAYAPKGTSLLLHRDGSLRKPQFFASAAWPGYTMLNATTQSTRSGGPIAGTWAVVQHLGDNGYADLTGRAFAAVDAIVACVEREPALHLVVAPDSTLVTLATDETLDPFTLTDELVSRGWYVQPQLSYGDHGPSIHLSVSAGTLAHVQDLASALGESVVAAQAAGPVAVDAGVVAFIEALDPATLGDDDFDGLLAASGLVGASEQGDLELPTRMAEVNAMLDVASPAMREALLVAFLDRLQRPAFGARG, from the coding sequence ATGACTGACCCACTCGAGCGGTTGAAGGCGCTCCAGGGCGCCGACCTGCCGGTGCACGGGGGCCGCACCCTCGCCTACGTCTACGACTCCGGCGACCCGGAGGTCGACCGGATCGCACGCGAGGCGGTCGCTGCCTACGCCGGGTCCAACGCGCTCGACCCGACGGCGTTCCCGTCGTTGCTGCAGATGGAGAACGAGCTCGTCGGCTTCGCGTGCGGCCTGCTCGACGCGCCCGACGACGCCGTCGGCACGGTGACCTCTGGTGGCACGGAGTCGATCCTGCTGGCGGTGCAGGGCGCGCGGGACGCCCGCCCGGACGTCGTACGGCCGCGGATGGTGCTGCCCGCGACGGCGCACGCCGCGTTCCACAAGGCGGCGCACTACTTCGGCGTCGAGGCCGTGATCGTGCCGGTCGGTCCCGACTTCCGGGCCGACGCGAGGGCGATGGCGGACGCCATCGACGAGGACACCGTCCTGGTCGTCGCGAGCGCACCGTCGTACGCCCACGGCGTGGTGGACCCGGTGACCGACATCGCCGCGGCGGCCGCCGCGCGCGGTGTGCGCTGCCACGTCGACGCCTGCATCGGCGGGTGGGTGCTGCCGTACGCCGCCCGCCTCGGCCGGGCCGTGCCGCCGTGGACCTTCGCGGTGGAGGGCGTCACGTCGATCTCGGTCGACACGCACAAGTACGCCTACGCCCCCAAGGGGACATCGCTGCTGCTCCACCGCGACGGGTCGCTGCGCAAGCCGCAGTTCTTCGCCTCGGCGGCCTGGCCGGGCTACACGATGCTCAACGCGACGACCCAGTCGACGCGGTCCGGCGGACCCATCGCGGGGACGTGGGCGGTCGTGCAGCACCTCGGCGACAACGGCTACGCCGACCTGACCGGTCGGGCGTTCGCCGCCGTCGACGCGATCGTCGCGTGCGTCGAGCGGGAGCCCGCGCTCCACCTCGTCGTCGCGCCGGACTCGACCCTCGTCACGCTCGCCACCGACGAGACGCTCGACCCGTTCACGCTGACCGACGAGCTGGTCTCGCGCGGGTGGTACGTCCAGCCGCAGCTGTCGTACGGCGACCACGGGCCGAGCATCCACCTGTCGGTCAGCGCCGGGACGCTCGCGCACGTGCAGGACCTCGCGTCCGCGCTGGGCGAGTCGGTGGTGGCGGCGCAGGCGGCCGGGCCCGTGGCGGTTGACGCCGGGGTGGTCGCCTTCATCGAGGCGCTGGACCCGGCCACGCTGGGCGACGACGACTTCGACGGGTTGCTGGCCGCGTCCGGGCTCGTCGGTGCGTCGGAGCAGGGCGACCTCGAGCTGCCGACCCGGATGGCGGAGGTCAACGCGATGCTGGACGTCGCGTCGCCCGCGATGCGCGAGGCGCTGCTGGTGGCGTTCCTCGACCGGTTGCAGAGGCCCGCCTTCGGAGCCCGGGGATGA
- a CDS encoding fasciclin domain-containing protein has protein sequence MNRRVPALLAASALALGALATAPAATAQVATTKAGDDSLAALLTSDGNKFDNNKNDFDITTEAVLAVLAAKPDSPVALLADGSQPLTAFVPTDEAFRLLAKDLTGKTIKSEKKIFNTLVELAGVDTIETVLLYHVVPGKTLTSNKVLKANGASLKTAAGKTIKVKVRTKPSVSVTLKDKDKNAQDPMAILKLLDLNKGNKQVAHGIDRVLRPIDL, from the coding sequence ATGAACCGACGCGTTCCCGCCCTTCTCGCCGCCTCCGCCCTCGCGCTCGGCGCGCTGGCGACGGCACCCGCCGCGACCGCCCAGGTGGCCACCACCAAGGCAGGCGACGACAGCCTCGCCGCGCTGCTGACGTCGGACGGCAACAAGTTCGACAACAACAAAAACGACTTCGACATCACGACCGAGGCCGTCCTCGCCGTCCTCGCCGCCAAGCCGGACTCGCCGGTCGCGCTCCTCGCCGACGGCTCGCAGCCCCTCACCGCGTTCGTGCCCACTGACGAGGCGTTCCGCCTGCTGGCCAAGGACCTCACCGGCAAGACCATCAAGAGCGAGAAGAAGATCTTCAACACGCTCGTCGAGCTCGCCGGCGTCGACACCATCGAGACCGTGCTGCTCTACCACGTGGTCCCGGGCAAGACGCTCACCAGCAACAAGGTGCTCAAGGCCAACGGCGCCTCGCTGAAGACCGCGGCCGGCAAGACCATCAAGGTCAAGGTCCGCACGAAGCCGTCCGTGTCGGTCACCCTGAAGGACAAGGACAAGAACGCCCAGGACCCGATGGCGATCCTCAAGCTCCTCGACCTCAATAAGGGCAACAAGCAGGTCGCGCACGGCATCGACCGCGTGCTGCGCCCGATCGACCTCTGA
- a CDS encoding uracil-DNA glycosylase, whose product MSSLEGLVQKGRVAPDWAAALAPVDGQIAAMGRFLQEESAAGRGYQPSADRVFRAFERPLADVRVLVVGQDPYPNPQHPIGLSFAVERHVWPLPPSLRNIYLELRDDLGVVPPRHGDLSAWADQGVMLLNRCLTVRPGDSNSHQRKGWEPITERAITALAERGGPCVAVLWGRPAQSLKPLLGSIPSVESVHPSPLSAHRGFLGSKPFSQVNRLLEEQGAEPIDWTLPTYDDVPPRG is encoded by the coding sequence ATGAGCTCTCTCGAGGGGCTCGTCCAGAAGGGGCGCGTGGCGCCCGACTGGGCCGCCGCTCTCGCCCCGGTCGACGGGCAGATCGCGGCCATGGGCCGCTTCCTGCAGGAGGAGTCTGCGGCCGGCCGGGGCTACCAGCCCAGCGCCGACCGGGTGTTCCGGGCCTTCGAGCGCCCGCTGGCCGACGTACGCGTGCTGGTGGTGGGGCAGGACCCCTACCCCAACCCGCAGCACCCGATCGGGCTGAGCTTCGCGGTCGAACGGCACGTGTGGCCGCTGCCGCCGAGCCTGCGCAACATCTACCTCGAGCTGCGCGACGACCTCGGCGTCGTGCCGCCGCGGCACGGCGACCTGTCCGCGTGGGCCGACCAGGGCGTGATGCTGCTCAACAGGTGCCTCACCGTGCGGCCCGGTGACTCCAACAGCCACCAGCGCAAGGGGTGGGAGCCGATCACCGAGCGCGCCATCACGGCGCTGGCCGAACGCGGCGGCCCGTGCGTCGCGGTGCTCTGGGGTCGGCCGGCGCAGTCGCTCAAGCCGCTCCTCGGCTCCATCCCGTCGGTCGAGTCGGTCCACCCCTCGCCGTTGAGCGCGCACCGCGGGTTCCTCGGCTCGAAGCCGTTCAGCCAGGTGAACCGGTTGCTCGAGGAGCAGGGCGCGGAGCCGATCGACTGGACGCTGCCGACGTACGACGACGTCCCACCCCGGGGGTAG
- a CDS encoding RNA polymerase sigma factor: protein MSEFEGRDDVRSLASRLVAGEEAALEAIFDRWSALVHTFALRALADHHDAEEVTQQVFVSAWQARHTLVPTPGALPAWLLGIARHKVADVRAARARDARKVARVAAVPDATTVHDEELVDRVVVRQVVDEMPDPRRAILRLAFWGDLTHNQIADRTELPLGTVKSHLRRGLLELHHRLEEVRHDPSST, encoded by the coding sequence GTGAGCGAGTTCGAGGGCCGTGACGACGTCCGGTCCCTCGCCTCGCGCCTGGTGGCGGGCGAGGAAGCGGCGCTCGAGGCGATCTTCGATCGCTGGTCGGCCCTCGTCCACACCTTCGCCCTCCGCGCCCTGGCCGACCACCACGACGCCGAGGAGGTCACCCAGCAGGTGTTCGTCTCCGCCTGGCAGGCTCGCCACACCCTGGTCCCCACGCCGGGGGCGTTGCCGGCGTGGCTCCTCGGGATCGCCAGGCACAAGGTCGCGGACGTGCGGGCCGCGCGGGCGCGGGACGCACGCAAGGTGGCGCGCGTCGCCGCGGTCCCCGACGCGACCACGGTGCACGACGAGGAGCTGGTCGACCGCGTCGTGGTCCGTCAGGTGGTCGACGAGATGCCCGATCCGCGCCGCGCGATCCTGCGGCTCGCATTTTGGGGCGACCTGACACACAACCAGATCGCCGACCGCACCGAACTACCACTGGGCACGGTGAAGAGCCACCTGCGCCGGGGGCTGCTGGAGCTCCATCACCGACTCGAGGAGGTGCGCCATGACCCATCCTCAACCTGA
- a CDS encoding alpha/beta fold hydrolase, with the protein MDLIPTPDQVVAAAGNVAHAVLYGGLADLRPMPRTLIDDGELREVYHYRPARDVAEAGDPVLLVTPLAAPALCFDLRRDCSLVEHLVTQGRPTYLLEYGQVSFKNRALGVEHWVDEVLPEAIRTVHEHSGGRGVHLVGWSLGGIFALLTAADRQDLPIASLTVLGSPVDVRKVPLVAPVRPLLNLTQGKGAVTRAYRALGGVPVPLVNWAFTAASAQKVVTKPLAVITHLDDTDYLAQLEAVDRFRANMTAYPGRTFGQLYHRFVKGNALAGGSMEIGSRTVDLAAIRVPVLVFAGNTDGIAPLPAVRAVVPLLTGSRQVQFEIVPGGHLGMLTGRAARGTTWTTIDEWVDQWSAGVVPVVAKPARKAAAKKAPAKKAPVATKAAAAKATSTKKAPARKSSPAKKAAPAQAASASAIGSNPARRYGSSGSRALGQR; encoded by the coding sequence ATGGACCTGATCCCCACGCCCGACCAGGTGGTCGCGGCGGCCGGAAACGTCGCGCACGCCGTGCTCTACGGCGGCCTCGCGGACCTGCGCCCGATGCCGCGGACGCTCATCGACGACGGCGAGCTGCGCGAGGTCTACCACTACCGCCCGGCCCGGGACGTGGCCGAGGCCGGGGACCCGGTGCTGCTGGTGACGCCCCTGGCCGCGCCCGCGCTGTGCTTCGACCTGCGACGCGACTGCTCGCTCGTCGAGCACCTGGTCACGCAGGGACGCCCGACCTATCTCCTGGAGTACGGCCAGGTCTCCTTCAAGAACCGTGCGCTCGGTGTGGAGCACTGGGTCGACGAGGTCCTGCCCGAGGCGATCCGCACGGTCCACGAGCACTCCGGCGGCCGCGGCGTGCACCTCGTCGGCTGGAGCCTGGGCGGGATCTTCGCCCTCCTCACTGCAGCCGACCGTCAGGACCTGCCGATCGCCTCGCTGACGGTGCTCGGCTCCCCCGTCGACGTGCGCAAGGTGCCGTTGGTGGCACCCGTGCGGCCGCTGCTCAACCTCACCCAGGGCAAGGGCGCGGTCACCCGCGCCTACCGCGCGCTCGGCGGCGTGCCGGTGCCGCTGGTCAACTGGGCCTTCACCGCGGCGTCGGCGCAGAAGGTGGTGACCAAGCCGCTCGCGGTGATCACCCACCTCGACGACACCGACTACCTCGCCCAGCTCGAGGCGGTCGACCGGTTCCGGGCCAACATGACGGCCTACCCCGGGCGCACCTTCGGCCAGCTCTACCACCGCTTCGTCAAGGGCAACGCGCTCGCCGGCGGCAGCATGGAGATCGGCTCGCGGACCGTCGACCTCGCCGCGATCCGGGTGCCCGTGCTCGTCTTCGCGGGCAACACCGACGGCATCGCGCCGCTGCCGGCCGTACGCGCCGTGGTGCCGCTGCTGACCGGCTCGCGGCAGGTGCAGTTCGAGATCGTGCCCGGCGGGCACCTCGGCATGCTCACCGGCCGGGCCGCCCGGGGGACCACGTGGACCACGATCGACGAGTGGGTCGACCAGTGGTCGGCCGGCGTGGTGCCGGTGGTGGCGAAGCCTGCCCGGAAGGCCGCTGCGAAGAAGGCTCCGGCGAAGAAGGCCCCTGTCGCCACGAAGGCGGCAGCGGCGAAGGCCACATCGACGAAGAAGGCTCCCGCCAGGAAGTCGAGTCCTGCGAAGAAGGCCGCCCCCGCCCAGGCCGCGTCCGCGTCGGCGATCGGGTCCAACCCCGCGCGGCGCTACGGCTCGTCGGGCTCGCGGGCGCTGGGCCAGCGGTGA
- a CDS encoding MFS transporter gives MTATASPGEAARLSRGVRIGYGSGSVATGAFGTVPGLMLLPYLTDELGIAALWAGVVVFLPKAWDVLLNPVAGRVSDRTTDPAGPRRPWLIRAGLMLAGAFALIFAAPDLDSRWLEAGWVMVFFVLAATAYAFFQVPYVAMPAEITTSYDERTRLMTWRVAILAFTIMLAGATAPVIRDAVGGRDGYRVMGVAMALVILVGVVSAWWGTRTAPIGAVSAGAGSLGEQLRVVGQARDFRVLLTTFVLQALATGCMLAGVAYVAEDLLGRTGAATILFVCFVGPALLLTPLWARWGERVGKKQGYLAASLLLAAGAALAVLARGGNDVWTFVATGLVGVGYAGCQVFPMAMLPDVAAVDAARTGENRAGVYTGVWTAGETLGLALGPALFALMLALGGYLSSEGRDISQPDSALTAIALGFSLVPAALTIASLWWLRQYSLDTAEVAAATHGPLAGHGGIDD, from the coding sequence GTGACGGCAACCGCGTCGCCGGGCGAGGCCGCGCGCCTGTCGCGCGGGGTCCGGATCGGCTACGGCAGCGGGTCGGTCGCGACGGGTGCGTTCGGGACCGTCCCCGGGCTGATGCTGCTCCCCTACCTCACCGACGAGCTCGGGATCGCGGCGCTGTGGGCGGGCGTGGTCGTCTTCCTGCCGAAGGCGTGGGACGTGCTGCTCAACCCGGTGGCGGGACGCGTCAGCGACCGCACGACCGACCCCGCCGGCCCGCGTCGACCGTGGCTGATCCGGGCCGGGCTGATGCTGGCCGGGGCGTTCGCGCTGATCTTCGCCGCACCCGACCTCGACAGCCGGTGGCTCGAGGCGGGGTGGGTGATGGTGTTCTTCGTCCTGGCGGCGACGGCGTACGCCTTCTTCCAGGTGCCCTACGTCGCGATGCCGGCGGAGATCACGACGTCGTACGACGAGCGCACGCGGCTGATGACGTGGCGGGTCGCCATCCTCGCGTTCACGATCATGCTGGCCGGCGCGACCGCGCCCGTGATCCGCGACGCGGTCGGCGGTCGCGACGGCTACCGCGTGATGGGCGTGGCGATGGCCCTCGTCATCCTCGTCGGCGTCGTGAGTGCCTGGTGGGGCACGCGCACCGCACCGATCGGCGCCGTCAGTGCCGGAGCGGGCTCGCTGGGCGAGCAGCTGCGGGTGGTCGGGCAGGCACGGGACTTCCGCGTGCTGCTGACGACGTTCGTCCTGCAGGCGCTCGCCACCGGCTGCATGCTCGCGGGAGTCGCCTACGTCGCGGAGGACCTCCTCGGCCGGACGGGCGCCGCCACCATCCTCTTCGTCTGCTTCGTCGGGCCGGCCCTCCTGCTGACGCCGCTGTGGGCCCGGTGGGGCGAGCGCGTCGGCAAGAAGCAGGGCTACCTCGCCGCGTCGCTGCTGCTGGCCGCCGGTGCCGCGCTCGCGGTCCTGGCCCGCGGCGGCAACGACGTGTGGACCTTCGTGGCGACCGGGCTGGTCGGCGTCGGCTACGCCGGCTGCCAGGTCTTCCCGATGGCGATGCTCCCCGACGTCGCCGCGGTCGACGCCGCGCGGACGGGTGAGAACCGGGCCGGGGTCTACACGGGCGTGTGGACCGCGGGCGAGACCCTCGGGCTCGCGCTGGGGCCGGCGCTGTTCGCGCTGATGCTCGCGCTCGGCGGCTACCTGTCCAGCGAGGGACGCGACATCAGCCAGCCCGACTCGGCGCTGACCGCGATCGCGCTCGGCTTCTCGCTCGTGCCGGCCGCCCTCACGATCGCCAGCCTGTGGTGGCTGCGGCAGTACTCCCTCGACACCGCCGAGGTCGCGGCCGCGACCCACGGACCGCTCGCCGGACACGGAGGAATCGATGACTGA
- a CDS encoding anti-sigma factor, with protein sequence MTHPQPDELAGLVVDPSDADPAVLEHVSGCDECAGLVDRLAGVRSSAAESEALVAPPEGVRHRVLAEIAGSSARVVPLVPPPSRRRALPAWVVGLAAAVALVAGLGLGRLTVGDPDPVPDRRDPATVVAAADLTALDSEQSRGVAEVVRDADAVTLRVKARDLGQEEGFHEVWLINLDGVRMVALGVLGDGEAGDFRVPGDLVDEGYRIVDISIEPDDGDPTHSGVSLARGELA encoded by the coding sequence ATGACCCATCCTCAACCTGACGAGCTCGCGGGCCTCGTGGTCGACCCCTCCGACGCGGACCCCGCCGTCCTCGAGCACGTGTCCGGCTGCGACGAGTGCGCGGGCCTGGTCGACCGGCTCGCCGGTGTCCGGTCGTCCGCCGCCGAGTCCGAGGCGCTGGTCGCGCCGCCCGAGGGCGTCCGCCACCGGGTGCTCGCGGAGATCGCCGGGTCGAGCGCCCGGGTGGTCCCGCTGGTCCCGCCGCCCTCGCGCCGTCGTGCCCTGCCGGCCTGGGTCGTCGGCCTCGCCGCCGCGGTCGCGCTCGTGGCCGGGCTCGGCCTGGGCCGGTTGACCGTCGGCGACCCCGATCCCGTCCCCGACCGGCGCGACCCGGCGACCGTCGTCGCCGCGGCCGACCTCACGGCGCTCGACAGCGAGCAGTCGCGTGGGGTGGCCGAGGTCGTGCGTGACGCCGACGCCGTGACGCTGCGCGTGAAGGCGCGTGACCTCGGTCAGGAGGAGGGCTTCCACGAGGTCTGGCTGATCAACCTCGACGGCGTCCGGATGGTGGCGCTGGGAGTGCTCGGCGACGGCGAGGCGGGAGACTTCCGGGTGCCCGGCGACCTCGTCGACGAGGGCTACCGCATCGTCGACATCTCGATCGAGCCCGACGACGGCGATCCCACCCACTCCGGGGTGAGCCTGGCTCGCGGCGAGCTCGCATGA